GTGAAAACACTATTGCTTGTTTAGACCCTTAAATTAAAACTTATGACTAGATTTCTTTTACCCTACTTAACTAAGTGCAAATTAAGAGTAAGTGTAATGCAATGAAACTGGAACAACTGTCTAAGGCATACGCAAAAGctataaacaataaaagtaaagcttaaagagtataggaagagagatgcaaactcaagataacaccaagacgtgttatcgaggaggaaaccgaagtactcggtgaaaaacctctccgcgcCCTCCAAGTCGAATCAATCCATTAGTGAAAAAGGTTGGAGTACAAGTATATCAAAAAGACCATCCAAGCCTAATATACCCAATATACTTGAACCCTCCAAGTTCCACCTACCAACGGACTTCATCAAGCCATGTCTTCACTAGTTATTCGAATCCCAAAATTAGCTCCAAATTTCATCCGCCAatcaatggcttcttccaatacttctcacacacaccaaaacttctctcaacaTTCAAATTGGGTGAGGTAAGTATTTGGAttaagaacctctcaaggatttgtaACTGGAGaagtaggagtagaggaaaactaagagaaattgtgtagatgattgtgggtttaCAATATCTAACTATTAAGTgttttgctagggttttctctctaaaagtcTCTTTACAATTTCGTGGGTAATGTGGGCTTATATAGTGTtggaaaagaaatgagaaaaatacaCTTTAAAAAGTTTCAAGCAAAGATTTTCGCAAGTCGTTAGCAAGTTGGGCAAGTCGCAAAGTGATTTACGAAATACAGCGTAGCCTAAGTCCTTTTAGCTTCTAGCATGTGCCTTTCACGTGGCCTTTCGCAGGTCGTCCACTCATGAGCAAGTTGCGAACTTCACTATCTTCATAATTCTTCACCAAACTCTCACACtcaacccttacattaaatcccacaaacatACCGAGatacaattaaacaaaatacaatcaaatttgatacgaaattaaagccaacaaaaacattgttgtaaatcacaactttacactaCGTATTTTGGCAACCTTGACTAAATGGTGATGCCAAAACTGTCAATGGTTTGCAAAGACTATGCTATAAAATGTTGTGGAACTCAAGACTTATTTtgctaattgttttttttttttttattgttattacttAAAAGAGAGagtaagggtccgtttggataggatttattgctgaaaactgaaaacactgtagcaaaataattttttaatgtgtgaatagtattgtgggtcccatttttaatatattttttttctgaataaagtgtttgtgggtcccataaaCAGTACATGAACAGTATTGAACAATAATATACAGTGCCATTTGTCggttaaaagctaaaaatcttgggaaaaaaaaaagtgaaaaggagCTGAAAATGGTTGAAAAGTCAACAtatgcggctactgttcatgctacagtagcatgaacagtagcatCTGTCCCTGATGCGTGCagcaacaaagaagaaaaaaaaaaaaaagggaagaaaacaTGAAAACGCTAGACGCAACAAATTTAATccgtatccaaacggatactaaTATTGTAGCTCATGCTCTAGCTAAGTTATTTCTCCCTTTCCCTTGCATTCAAGTGTAATATTGACTTCCTCCCTTCCAATGTTTAAGAAGCTTGGGAGAGAGACATGTtgcttgtatattttatttctttggcTGGTTAATGAAATGGAATGTTTGTTTATCAAAATCAACGTGACATCTTTTAAagctgtttttctttttaatttttaatttttttggttggaggGGGGTGGGGTTCATGTGGCAGTACAAATGTTATCAAATGTGAGTTCCCACATTATGTACTTAGATATTGTCTCAACAAAACTAAATAACTATAGTCATTGTAAATGTagattttaagtttgatttttttaaatcttaattaataaacaaacgcaattcagaaaaaaaaattaataaacaaaccaTTTTAGTTTAGTAATACTGTTGTTAAACATAAATTGGAATTAGAATGATAATAATACAATTAATAAAATCAGaagaaattttgtaaaattttttcaattctttattattattattactagcgTTTAACCCGCGCAATGCGCGGGGTCATTTTACTTATTAGAGGacaataaaatacattaaaattcttATAGGGCATGTATAATTTAACTGATTGTTAAAATAAACCATCATCAAATTGTTAAACTTTAATTACGGAAACAATATTTTATAACAACTCTAAAAAAGCTGTATAGAACAAcctaacataaaaattatatacataaaaaatcaatagaCATATACAAATGTTATAATGAATTATAGAATCAATTTAAAATGTAAGATAAATATATATGGTacaaatagataaatataaggTTTGTCAAGCAAGATGAGGTTtgggaagaataaaaaaaagtctatcTACATCTTCTGATAATGACGAAGACACAGCAAGGTATTAGTGTAATTTCTATCATTGATAAGGGTAATTTCTATCTTCACCTTCTAAGCATGATGAAAATGCAATCACCAACAACCAATTATGATATAGCACATCAAGGGAAATAATTAATAACTCTATCAAAGAATAAAACATACATACAgaaatataaacaaaagaaaacataacTCTAACTAAAGTGTTTTAACTTCTTTAGACAATGTAGCTCAAGCCACAACAAACCCTTACATGTAAATTAATGGGGGAAAAAACCCAAAGACTATGACACTTCATAGCAAAGATTGAGTAATtattaaaatgcaaaataaattgAATCGAAATTAagtcaaatcatttttttcacaGCAACTTTAGTATAGAAAATTATGTATAGCACATATACAGCATTGAAATAGTGAAAAGTAAAAACGGAGAAAGGGAAATATACATTAAGTTTGAATTATATCACATCCCAGTAaagaaaattgtcaaaaaaaaaagaaaaacactttcaaatgcTCCAAGttcaatcaaacaaaactaTCAATTTATATAAGCAAAAAAGCTAATATGGTAAATTCACCTTTTTGcttagaatcaaaacaaaacaactaattaTGAAATTCAAAGGTTACTCCAAAAGAATAAGGCCTAAAGCCTCATCCTTGGACTTGCTCATAAtacaacaataaatataattaatagaaataaagaaatgcacttgttcaaaaataataattaattaaaataaaaaagaagttctACTCATCAAAATCTTTCAAATACTTTATTCCTTGCTTCATAACTTCCTATTTCATCTCTAAATCTTGTAGGTCCAAAGTTGTTAACAACCATGCTTTTGAACATTGCATTTAATCTCATAATTTCTTCATCGGctaaacataaattaaatatcCTTCTCACGCTTTCACCCAGtgaaagatttttaaatttctgtactttgaaaaattaaattgaaatctTACAAACATGAGAATGTACTTAGCGACTCTAGTGGaaaaaacttgaacaacatgacTAACCCTCCAAGATagcaaaatattataacaaattaagaTGCATCAAACATGAAAAGAGCAAGAAACTAAATGCATATGAATGCATAAATAAGAAAGGATAACgcgttaaaatttaaaacaacaaTTCCATAGTGAAAGAGAAAAGGGTTCTTCAAATTGTTCATATTGTTAAACTCGTATCTCAAAGGAAACAacaatttctgaaaattttattgattctattcttttaaaaaacagGTGGAGCACatcaataaacaaatatttgaaataaatattGGGACTTCAAGCTCAAATATTTgacatctaaaaatatttgtCACGGTCTGTATTTCTCTGCACCTGTTGGTCTGCATTTTCTGCAATCTGCATACTTGTTGCTCTGAATTTCTCTGCGCGTACCTATTGGTCTGTACTTCTCTGCTATATTTAGCTTCTGGTTCTTTCTGTTTTCAGCTTCTTGTTTCCTCTGTATTTGGATTTCAGGGCTGTCTTATATGTATTTGTTTTCATCTGTTATCAATAAATAGGAACGAAAATCCAATTCAGATGCAAAGTCTGCAATCTTAGCCCTATTGATCAAATATGGCCAACCTCATTCTACATTACAAAGtgtgtgggaaaaaaaagtaatacaaTCATTGTGATATGTGAActatatgggaaaaaaaatctaatacgCAGAAGTATATACTGGAAAAACTTGATAACAATGCTAGAAAAGAAACATGGGAAACGAAATTGTAAAGGGAAAAAatgttttaacaaaaaatttaaaacaaaataaataaaatgaaagctttaAAGTGTAGAGATATACTCAGAACAAATTGAACCCAATTATCCAAAAGGAAAACCAAATCCAACACAAATAACGGATATTAAAAACCATTCTTAACCCAAATTCCttattcaaaaccaaatctaagCCAAAAAGCTCTATGCAATCCAATCCAGTCAAAATACCCCTGCCTAAATCAGATttgaccccaaattaaaaattaaaaataaaagtaaaaaaccaaaaaacagaGACTATACTGGTGGAGGGAATGGGTTTGACGATGGCAGAGACCTGGACTGTTGCTTGACGCAGTTGGGGGCAGATTTCTcagttttttctctctctctctccactctctGTGCCTAATAgactcattctctctctctccctctctctctctctctctctctctgcagaTTGTAAACTTTGTTACAGAACAGCCCCAAAACCAATTCAATTCCTaatatccaaaacaaaaacaaatactcACTAAACAAATTCTAATTTTCTAACCCAAACACCTGaatcaaaaccaaatctaaccCAAATGACTAAATCCAACCAAATACCCAAACATAAATCATACCATCTCTgagaaaattatctttttttgatGAGTTAATCTCTGAGAAAATTATTCTCTACCATAACATACAAAGTAATCAATTTTGTACAAAGAACATCTTTCTTTCAGATTTAAGaatttaaaacatgcaaaacctagaaaaacccaacatcaaaaataacaaaatcatgACTTCAAAGtatcttttaaataaatatcgtctaaaatcttcaatgtataaacaaatttttttcagatttcaaaatCCCACAATTTCAATCCTCCTAGCAAATAACAGAACATGTAAGAGAGGTAAAGTTGGagaatattaggaaaaaaaattggaaccTTTGCTTTGATGAAATTAGAGACTCCAGATTGAAGAAAGATTCCACTTCATCTCTGCagagaaagaaattgaatgTTTTACATCCAAAAGAGACGAATTTAAACAAACCCATTACTAAAAATATCTAATAAAATAGTCACATATCAGAATTTCAAATTCCTTAACCCTAATTTCTGGAACCAAACCCAACTGTAATTGTAAAAGTTTGAAACATATAAGTATAACAGATCTAATTTGTGAGGAAAAAGTCAGAGAATGAATACTAACCCCGTCGGAGGCATTGTTAATAGGCAGAGTGATTGTGTTGTAAGGTATGACTTTTCATAGTTGAAATCTACACGTGTTATTGTTTAGTATAAACCCGAAATTGTAATTTTTGCATAGAAAAAAGAACCAACCCATCTATTTTTCAAAGAGTCAAAGAAGAACCCTAGAAAATTCGGCAggaatttttcattgaaaaacaGATATTCAGAAAAGAAACAGAGCAGAAGATCAAATCGTGATGGCCGGCCGCACGAACGTCCACTCGATCCcaatttctttttccccttcttccctttctctgAGTCGAAGTATCGGTAGGTCATTTACTTTAGAGAGCGAAGATATTAAACGTAATCTGATTAAAACAGACGGCTAcgattttttttgctgaaatggttttttttccctttttttttaaacggactttatttttaatgtaaccCTTCTTGCTTTTTAATTATCAGACGTGGCAGGGTTAAAAAACCAACCTTTGTACCGTAcgaaaatcttaaaaaaaagtgtatacgtgtctgaattttaaataggtagttatcctatttgtcagCACGCCCTTAAATGTAGGAAttaattttctctcagctttgtctattatatatatatatatagattattattattattattattattattatttttgtttaatatttttgtgCATAAATATGGGTTACATgctagtatatatttatattattgtaatGGTTACTTATTGCAACTTACACGAATTGTTGATGGTATAatgctttattatttctcttgtattttttttaattactattaatcttattaaatttataattagtttaattgtacctttatttcattatatattaaagcattttttaagttatatttgTGTTATGACTTCTCaaacttatttaataaataatatatatatttaaaataatttatttcacCAAACGGCTCTACCAATGATCCACCAATTTAACTAATTACCTTAAGACTCAGCTTATGGACCAAGTCAACATACCGTATGAGTTTAATTACTGTACAATAGATTATccctttattatttgttttagtCATAAAATGGGTTTAATatatggggggggggggggggggtatacctatttattgttgtgtttgtgcaAGTTAATGTGattggacatatcatttctcattttctATTGTGTAATATTAATGCACAATAGAACATGACCTATAAGAAACAagtcaataaaattttcaaggaaaaaaaaagggaaaactgTAAAAAGACTATATGGGGTTTGGGTCAATTGCAAACTAACTTGGCATGCTGTTAATTTTGTAGTATTGATTCCTAAGGTTAAGGATTTTCCCAATTGATGTCAATCACGATAACTATAATCgaaggaaaattattatatattattatgcacatatcatttttatattctAGTGTCACATACGCACAAtggtgaccatttttttttttttgagttttttaaccTACGACGTTcactcttgattttttttttgttgagttttttaACCTACGACATTCACtcttgatgatagttctttatcatcagatcaagacaccaatcagtttttgatgtaggcaTGGATTGAATCATAAAcctcttatacaaccattaaaaattttaccaattgagctaacttgAATCCACAATTTTCGTTAATTATAGTAAacataaattctaaaaaatttgaggGAAAAGCCAAAAGGCCGTTAAAAAAGCCAAAAGGCCGTTAAAGTACAAACAGACtacaagggaaaaaaataataataactaatactTGAACAGTGGCATATATCTTAATATTTACGTATGTGCTATGAGAAGCGTCGAAAATGCATCCATAGTCAATAGTTATTCTGAGCATACAAAGAGAGTTTTCTTTATGCTTCCTTTTTCGtaatttttgcataaaaaaaccATACAACTTAGTCACTGCACAATCAACTTAACCTTTGCATAGCCCGTTGAAATTTGATACTGTTCAGTAAAACCAAAATGAGCCATAAGAAGCCAGACATGAGTGAATAGCTCTCCACCTCGTCTAAGCTGCTGAGCATGATTCTGCCATCCACAGTGACTTGCAGCATAAGATAGCATTTCCACCCAAACTTGTTCCACTaatttccatttattttctataCGAGAATTGTTTTCCAGGAATTGCAAAGACTTAGCCAGCCTACAAGCATCAAATAGAACTGACTTGCTTCTATCCCCTTTCACATCTGATGGAGGAATTTCAGTGTTCACTTCCTTTAAATTTAAGCAAGCTTGTGTTACATTCGTTATGGATTTTCTTTCCTTGAAAAATCCACGTGCCTCAGCACACGTGTCTCTAACTCTGGACTCCCCAATCCCATTGGGCAGCATGAAGGGACACATAACAAGAAGATGCATCATATAATCCGATAACAACTTGCTAGCTTTACAGTATGAGTCACATATAgatgaacattttttttcctgatcCCAATAATAGCACAAATCTGTTGCAATGTGCCAAAGAAGAATGCTTTTATCAAATTCTTCCTTAACACTTTGTTTAAGTAACTCAAGATTTTCGTCCTTGGTTTCATCAGatatattctcaatttttgcAATCACCTTGTCACCCCTATAAGCACAAAATTCATTGGCTTCACGCCCATCTGAATGATTAGCATCTATCCTGTTTTGAAACTCCTCAAAGATCAATATTTTCAATTCTGGAGGAACATCCACTGAATTATTGTACCGATACTTGGCAGGATTGTCTTTGAGGCAGTACCTTATTAGGTTGTATTGTCCCATGGCATTAGACCACCTCTTGTTTCTAGACCGCAGAATCAACGAGATGAAATGATACAAGAGATCCACCCCAAAATTCTTATGCTTCCTCAGCCATACTATTGTCCAGTCTGAGCAAACTAGCACTACAAATGCATAAACCTCTAGCAAAATAGCTCCAACCAGTAGTATATAAGTAATAGATACATCCACCCTCGAGTAGATGTGCTTCTCGATCTTAAAGAAAGCCACAAATACAGCGACTGTGCAAGTAGAAGTGATCAAACGAAAAACAACGCCCTTAAAAGAATGAACCAGAACTGCCTTTGTATGGAGCACATCATACATGAATCCCAGCTCAACCTCAATCAATTTGAAAGCTTCATCACAGGAACTTGTCTTGATGAAGTATTGACTCTTCTGGATATCATGAAAGCTTAGGATGAGATTTGCGGGtagctttttgaaaatttcaaagaacATGTAGGCCGTATTTAGAATGCGTGCTTCTGGAATTCTGCTATCAGTTTCTACACCTTCATTGGAATAATTCTCCTCTTTCTGAGCATCCTGCTTTTTTTCTGAACAAACCTTGAACCCCTCCTGTTTCTTTGACTTATACTCCTCCATGAATCTGGCATAGTTGGGGCCAGGATCAGGAGGAGAAAGCATGGAGTCTCTAAAATGCTCACTGCTCGCAGACATCAGAACCCAAGTCCTTTCTCCATACTTGATGATCCCagcaaaaaatattggaatTGCCATGAAATAAAGCGCATTAGTACTTGTCCATGTTGTAAGGAAAACATAGACAACCCCTCCCACCTGGACAAGTAGCCCAAGCAAGTGCCTCAGCCACAACTCATTGTCTTCCAAGGAGTAGGCAGTAATGGTATCAGGGCCACCAAGGTGCAGAAGAAGAAATGGTGCCCAAAAAACTGTTATAACATAGTTTGGGTCTACAAAACCGCCTTCAGATTCTCCTTGGTTGCTGGAAAGCACGCCGAGTGAAGCTGTTGCAACTGTATCTGCCCACAAGTAAGCAAGCCAAAGAATGATTCTGACCCAGTTCCTTCTCGAGTGATTTCTACTTTTGCCAAGCACCATGAGGATGCCTTGTAAGAATAGACTAAAAATAACCATACTTCGAAGCTCCCACTTGTTCCAAAGTGTTTTCACACTTTCGGGGAGGATTTCTATTGCCTTTCTCTTCCTTGAGAAGAACATACCAGCTACAACTGAAAAGgcaaaagcaaaaacattaGAACATCTAAAAGAGATATTGAGATATAGGccattcaataaaaaaagaaaagaatccaTAAATGAATTAGTGATCTTACAAGGAGCAAACATCATCTTTCTTTTCCAAGACTTGAGGAGTGGCTTATCGCTATCAAGACTTGCAGGCGCAGGACCTGCCTGTGCTGGTTTTCTTTTCAGTAATGGCTAGAAGGAATGCAAAAGAGAATGTGGGCATACTGTATTAATTAAAACTAGTTTCAGATCACCTGAGTTGTGCGTGATAATTTcttttagtaaaatattattttagcccctaaattttgtaattttttttttctaaattagtTTTATCATATTGTCCATAATATCATTTATAacatttcttatataatttctattattattggagattatctcatttttaattatgatAAGAAATATAATTTCTCTAGTTAGAGTTTAATTAGTTTTaagttaatttatattttgtattattatatttaattattgattattaatttaattaagtaaatataatggtaaatttaattgcACTGTAAACTTTGTAATCTATATAGTTAATTTTATAACCTTAATTTGATCCTCACGTGCATCACTAGCTAGTCTAGCTTATTGACCTCGTGTTTCCAAATCCACACCCTTTTATCTTTCAAGTTTGtctcaaataatatttttcaataagGTATGCTGGCCAGGGAGAAGGCAGCGGACCAGCCATGATGATAGGACTGCTTaccaatttttttgaataagagAGCTCCCTGTCAAACTATACCACATGAAACTAGGATTTTTGCCCAATTGTCAAATGGTTCCTGTTATATTAACGTATAACGgtatacgtttttttttttttttttttatggaaaattaatatataaatggTGTGATTGGTCAAGTAGTAAATTTTTacgttaaataaaaaaaaaaagtagttaacatatataatatataattgaatttaaaatctTGGTATTAAGCTTGTTGCTAtgtctatatattaatatattatatgatttaaacACATGGAGGGCGTTCAGCAAAGGAAAACACAAAAGGAGGTGGGGAAGCGTCATGTATTTAGTTTAACAACTTCATGAgcactttttactttttataaatattCAACGAATTTAGTAATCTATGCAATGAAATTTTGGAAAGAGTCTTGTAATTCAATTAATTGATAAAGATATCTAGAACTCAAATCGTTCGTTAccttttgttattattgaattatcaaagtCTAAATGAACAACGTTTGACTTACAACTTAAAACAGCTAATAGTCTAActaccattattttatttgggaACGATTTGTGTCCAGTGGCCAGTTCTACTGGACACGTTAGAATACAgatacatttcaaaattttgttcatgaTCTGATCATTAATCATGGTTGATGACAAGCTGAACTCACTCTTGGCCATTGTATAAAACGTAGTTTAGAAACTCTTTAGGTTTGGGGCAGAAGAGATAATGTTGGGGTGTGGAGCTCTGCAATAACCTCTCCTATTTATAGGCATCAGAACTGGAATAAGGTGAAGAGCAAACACTTGGAAGGGGAACAAAAGTATGGTCCATCTAGGCAAAGAAATTATACAATACTCTAGGGTCACAATTATTTCGCAATTGCTCCTCTGTCATAATAATATATCCCACTAATTTTCCATCTTGTTGAGGTACATCTACTACTCATGCATGAAAGTACACGTGTTTAATGGAATACAAATTCTCTATTCTACCTTTTATCTTATACTTTGTACCTCACAAATTGTCCATAAattctttttactttctttataaataaacaaagtttAAGATGGAAAAATCACACATGACATACCACAATTAGCAAAGTAAAAAATGGAATACAAAAAGTgagacaaaatatttatattggATTTAATGGATTAGATTCAGTCAACTTAATATGATTGTAAAACATGACTCCCCTTGTTTACATGATTCAATGATTAATACCACCAAGTTAGCTAAACTAATAAAGTATCTTGTCCTTGAATAAAGGATTCGAGTTTAACCTActatactaaaaattgattggtatCCTGACCTCatgataaagaataattatcataatGTACTATATGTCATAAATTGTAATTATGTTGTCTCtttcagagagagaaaatactATGGAGAATGAGTCTTCCCAAAAACTTTTAGATTTAATTTCAAGAATTATTCAAGACCCAgtacaataacaataataaataaataaataacaaaaaataaatataaaaaacagtcttatataataataataataataataattgaatgttcaaaaagtgtgtaaaacacctatgaacgtttagactcccaatttacaaattaccaacacaaacttattatcaaacaatgtatgtgcagaatatgaaaataaactaaatcaGAATtagtaaaacaatctaaactgAAATTAATCACAACTACAACAGCaattaaaatgtaaagattaaggaaagagagatgcaaatacaaaaacaacacaacgatgtgttatcgaagaggaaacagAAGTCatcggcgtaaaacctctccgccactctccaagcggtcaataatccactagagaatgaagttgggatacatgaacagcagaagaccctccaagcctaatctacctagtgtacctaagccctccaagcttcttggtcCAACGAGGTTATGTCGAacctttgtcttctctagcttaccggattctACTATAGCCCATAACATCAACCAAAATcaattggtcccttcctaactACTTCCCAAGCACTAAATAACATTCTCACACACCAAATaaccttctcacagatatgggtatgatgaaaaaatgatttggctaaatgtacctTTCAATGACGTAACAATGAAGAGggtaagagtaga
The sequence above is drawn from the Castanea sativa cultivar Marrone di Chiusa Pesio chromosome 5, ASM4071231v1 genome and encodes:
- the LOC142634578 gene encoding uncharacterized protein LOC142634578, producing METKFLGSLREDMEHICVVDFIRRRLDLPTFEIRVTDNALYTSMDVYECNMPCVCDNASMSVNHHNFDDMLLEAMGVVDIPNIKLLKKKAKKCHKNLSRFIGEKEDLPLLKRKPAQAGPAPASLDSDKPLLKSWKRKMMFAPFVAGMFFSRKRKAIEILPESVKTLWNKWELRSMVIFSLFLQGILMVLGKSRNHSRRNWVRIILWLAYLWADTVATASLGVLSSNQGESEGGFVDPNYVITVFWAPFLLLHLGGPDTITAYSLEDNELWLRHLLGLLVQVGGVVYVFLTTWTSTNALYFMAIPIFFAGIIKYGERTWVLMSASSEHFRDSMLSPPDPGPNYARFMEEYKSKKQEGFKVCSEKKQDAQKEENYSNEGVETDSRIPEARILNTAYMFFEIFKKLPANLILSFHDIQKSQYFIKTSSCDEAFKLIEVELGFMYDVLHTKAVLVHSFKGVVFRLITSTCTVAVFVAFFKIEKHIYSRVDVSITYILLVGAILLEVYAFVVLVCSDWTIVWLRKHKNFGVDLLYHFISLILRSRNKRWSNAMGQYNLIRYCLKDNPAKYRYNNSVDVPPELKILIFEEFQNRIDANHSDGREANEFCAYRGDKVIAKIENISDETKDENLELLKQSVKEEFDKSILLWHIATDLCYYWDQEKKCSSICDSYCKASKLLSDYMMHLLVMCPFMLPNGIGESRVRDTCAEARGFFKERKSITNVTQACLNLKEVNTEIPPSDVKGDRSKSVLFDACRLAKSLQFLENNSRIENKWKLVEQVWVEMLSYAASHCGWQNHAQQLRRGGELFTHVWLLMAHFGFTEQYQISTGYAKVKLIVQ